The following are encoded in a window of Blastocatellia bacterium genomic DNA:
- a CDS encoding UvrD-helicase domain-containing protein, whose product MSFLNQLNPGQREAVEAVNGPLLILAGAGSGKTRVITYRIAYLIESAGVQPWQVLAVTFTNKAAGEMKARVETMLPPGKRTSAPLISTFHSLCVRILRRDIERMQAGYTRNFTIYDTDDQARVVRGIMKDYGIDDKTVTARSALSAVSWAKNRGITPAAYANQAEFANDRTEKIAQIYKVYEARLQQSNALDFDDLLIKAVVLLRQVEEVRANYHERYRHVLIDEFQDTNGIQYELARLIAVGSTKLERANSGDAFWQNRSLCVVGDLDQSIYAFRGSDYNIILNFQHDFTGTKIIKLEQNYRSTQTILEAANKVIAKNTQRLPKNLFTEVGEGDKIRYYQSYDGDGEASFVAEKIQEHLRREPQTRCAVLYRTNSQSRLFEESLRRRGVAYNIVGGFSFYERAEVKDTIAYLKLALNPTDDVALGRIINTPPRGIGKTTLDTLARQQKDLDVSLWETIGVAIENRSLGPRATTALESFRQVINALGDKVARNEPVSEVVKAATLDSGYVKWLQEDKTEESETRLFNIEELVTAAVEAEEHKETLRDFIDHAALVSDTDQYKADARVTLMTIHAAKGLEFPVVFMVGLEEGLFPHSRTFQSEEEMEEERRLAYVAITRAQRYLYITHAMKRRTWGEELPAEPSRFLNEIPLELLQDMSFGPSWLGFAARPETQQNRQAASALRGESQPPVKKTSNYTGKTYNSADSVRDFFKRRTDETAGESRGQGTGPSGTGSRQQTKGTTSEGQFRVGARVKHAKYGTGVVLRSEGAGDDAKLTVSFPGYGLKKFVARFAALEKL is encoded by the coding sequence ATGTCTTTTCTCAATCAACTCAACCCGGGGCAGCGCGAAGCGGTCGAAGCGGTTAACGGGCCGCTGCTGATTCTGGCCGGGGCCGGCTCCGGCAAAACCCGCGTCATCACCTATCGCATCGCTTACCTGATCGAAAGCGCCGGCGTGCAGCCCTGGCAAGTTCTCGCCGTGACCTTCACGAATAAAGCGGCGGGAGAAATGAAAGCGCGCGTCGAAACCATGCTGCCGCCGGGCAAGCGAACGTCGGCACCGCTGATTTCGACCTTCCATTCGCTGTGCGTTCGCATCCTCAGGCGCGACATCGAGCGTATGCAGGCGGGCTACACTCGCAACTTCACGATCTATGACACGGACGACCAGGCGCGCGTCGTGCGCGGCATCATGAAGGATTATGGGATTGACGACAAAACCGTGACGGCGCGCTCGGCGCTCTCAGCGGTTAGCTGGGCAAAGAACCGCGGGATTACGCCGGCGGCCTATGCGAACCAGGCTGAATTCGCTAATGACCGCACGGAGAAGATCGCGCAGATTTACAAAGTTTACGAGGCGCGCTTGCAGCAGTCGAATGCCCTGGACTTCGACGATCTGCTGATCAAGGCGGTCGTCCTGTTGCGACAGGTCGAGGAGGTGCGGGCGAATTATCACGAACGATACCGCCATGTCCTGATTGATGAGTTTCAGGATACCAACGGCATCCAGTACGAGCTGGCGCGCTTGATCGCCGTCGGCTCAACGAAACTCGAGCGCGCCAACTCGGGAGACGCCTTCTGGCAGAACCGCAGCCTCTGCGTGGTGGGAGACCTCGATCAGTCGATCTATGCCTTTCGCGGTTCAGATTACAATATCATTTTGAACTTTCAGCATGACTTCACCGGGACGAAGATCATCAAGCTGGAGCAGAACTATCGCTCGACGCAAACCATTCTCGAAGCCGCCAACAAAGTCATTGCCAAGAACACGCAGCGGCTGCCGAAGAACCTCTTCACAGAAGTCGGCGAGGGCGACAAGATTCGCTATTACCAGTCCTATGATGGCGACGGCGAGGCGTCGTTTGTCGCCGAAAAGATTCAAGAGCACCTGCGCCGCGAGCCGCAGACGCGCTGCGCCGTGCTCTACCGCACCAACTCGCAGTCGCGCCTGTTTGAAGAATCGCTGCGCCGTCGCGGCGTCGCTTATAACATCGTCGGCGGCTTTTCGTTCTACGAGCGCGCCGAAGTGAAAGACACCATCGCTTACCTGAAGCTGGCGTTGAACCCGACCGATGATGTCGCGCTGGGGCGGATCATCAACACGCCGCCGCGCGGCATCGGCAAAACGACTCTCGACACCCTCGCCCGGCAGCAGAAGGACCTCGACGTGTCGCTCTGGGAGACGATTGGCGTGGCGATAGAGAATCGCTCGCTTGGCCCGCGCGCCACCACGGCGCTCGAATCGTTCCGACAAGTCATCAATGCGCTTGGTGACAAGGTGGCGCGCAACGAGCCCGTGTCGGAGGTGGTCAAGGCGGCGACGCTCGACAGCGGCTACGTCAAGTGGTTACAGGAAGACAAGACCGAAGAATCCGAAACCCGCCTGTTCAACATTGAAGAACTGGTTACCGCCGCCGTCGAAGCCGAAGAGCATAAAGAAACGCTGCGCGACTTCATCGATCACGCCGCGCTCGTGAGTGACACTGACCAGTACAAAGCCGACGCGCGCGTCACCCTGATGACGATTCACGCGGCAAAGGGCCTGGAATTCCCTGTGGTCTTCATGGTCGGCCTGGAAGAGGGATTGTTCCCACACTCGCGCACCTTTCAGAGCGAGGAGGAAATGGAAGAGGAGCGACGGCTCGCTTATGTCGCCATCACGCGGGCGCAGCGTTACCTCTACATCACGCACGCCATGAAGCGGCGCACCTGGGGCGAAGAGCTGCCGGCAGAGCCTTCGCGCTTCTTAAACGAGATACCTTTGGAGTTGTTACAGGATATGTCGTTCGGGCCATCGTGGCTCGGCTTTGCGGCGCGGCCCGAAACGCAGCAGAATCGCCAGGCGGCTTCGGCCTTGCGCGGCGAATCGCAGCCGCCGGTTAAGAAGACGTCGAATTACACGGGTAAGACTTATAACTCTGCCGACAGCGTGCGCGATTTCTTCAAGCGCCGAACCGACGAAACGGCAGGCGAGAGCCGAGGGCAGGGAACCGGGCCGAGTGGAACAGGCAGCCGCCAACAGACAAAAGGGACGACATCTGAAGGCCAGTTCCGCGTCGGCGCACGCGTCAAGCATGCGAAGTACGGGACGGGCGTCGTGCTGCGTTCGGAAGGCGCGGGCGATGACGCCAAGCTGACCGTGAGCTTTCCGGGCTACGGACTGAAAAAGTTCGTAGCCCGGTTCGCCGCCCTCGAAAAGCTTTGA